A genomic stretch from Echeneis naucrates chromosome 6, fEcheNa1.1, whole genome shotgun sequence includes:
- the LOC115045132 gene encoding histone-lysine N-methyltransferase ASH1L isoform X2 — translation MDQRVKGGTPPATNSTLDPNSAPEDSERDQGTEKRRGSDGENGDVGEKEEEKKGAGRKREGDKGAVLELLIEGRCGSAGQQQLQISGRETSCPDGNVRLRIGLQAKRTKKPPKILESYVCKPTIRTYQRQGRGGLKGDGEGGAGQQSKTSSTPEETTREQRSVLDGVQTTSKQSASAASPPLASSSSSSSSLSSQTLSLSSTFTATSTPALVPALASQGAKSTKQVPIKLADKIEVISNGSSERVKKEKLPNVNSQPVSAGHKPCPSPKDQTASTAPSTPCIQALNTSETRNEGHASKKHNGLVQTGRQKGLSNGKGSADSFTTSTSSKVKVGKHSSSSAVSSMDSSTRPLVSTSSHKELGLSNKSMPNSPSSPSVTPKPQSSPVLDLSSVQSQDQDPCLQPTLEKEREKERKAKKEKRKDKKSKRDRLETERANSESKKDEGKKKKKERGKDGKSRHGKEKFEKHRTDNMWREELKTERAKAEKKRDKLSPDRQRTEDNNGKCGEVVDSSKLDKIYKVVNQGRPEEKDKADDSCKAVKQAEPATTGDISKSKEQDVLRHSTVPPSHPSSSTLPSMPAPSRAPVSPPSSPQEQDSRPLKKRKARRPSWTKLVHRAQRVENQEAPSDSQHNPLLNFSQNPKTSLPGKATLQQNDESHPSPTSSLTGSASPLSSATNPPSPKQSHPASDPSPPSRCPITPARKRGRPKSHSSSLDEPPPRLTPNSIPAEVPLLGCNGVQKAPVLEPSPILQRASLSKSSPKKRGRPPKRPLPEEQSGDALSHNDDTDRSKDFHPPEKGNRQLKIRRLINEMKKRKKRRLQKVMLSGYVAKEGRGSAAADGETSLRMCKSIEATTVHTLSALSSSFGSKLGPQINVSKRGTIYMGKRRGRKPKVQTTNLKSNPLTSTQSSLFTNPSETSLFSCNTPQPVPSHPFPSPSLTHSSGAQSPYSEGSLTEPTSSLLFPHPFSLPSPSSSCTSPRPPSSSSLSPFVKKSCPCQGRHHFPFHQSSCKLSCPTPPLHHTPGSPGHPKEATPSPRSESHSEETLPSDSGIGTDNNSVSERGEMRGARGILRLGQGSGLMLGGQRHPSSLVDHPSPVSSPPSHIPRHTNAISNSSSVERHRDRHRHRRRDYDCSSTCTCLCPCPCQGHNKCTHSDYYPCLGHNALKRQKNKHKKKHQQLHMQDPEFLAELEELIGQFSEVHIGRRSWVRAGLGQGLDGSGNAPGGRHYHPSSHSLRSNIFRINLNGFYSPHPSSYPTNPSFSAQTFYPCQPVHCNRKLDRRQCGCPSKFQETIENMGFYSSYAPATTLYHHLPSSYPLPSPHQYVPHQPHHAHFLLNPARFHRRRSRLLREGTLGGEVEGDMGGGSGGGPHLGSGFTSSLSCGCGRSEHKHKHKHRQRHCERDMDDEELHEDEEEDGLEREELASTKPRSGFILGQGEGGRKGAKGMGRMLSKDSPWLCENGSDSFSSAAANTASSSSADRYKHTSLTTLGLGSSHLSSFGGSWGGLGQTWMKFGGLGGPGFGNSTPSWRSFTEERRLGGMIASDGEDEDSEDVQESHLYGTPPSPTHTNLFTSAAMATTGRVPRIGLASRNSGSEDRSWRRDEPVWRERREAGLQGDSRSQGQQKSVPTAASVAVKNKRRPGRPRKHPLPFTVSSPTHPSAAPSMSSLDLLPGHSHNRDGREVGGSKVERGPERDGGSDKVQQGTALELQARRKRGRKRKHGDSPCHQSTVC, via the exons ATGGACCAGAGAGTGAAGGGGGGGACCCCTCCAGCCACAAACTCCACTCTGGATCCCAATTCTGCACCTGAAGACTCTGAACGTGACCAAGGAACAGAGAAAAGGCGAGGAAGTGATGGGGAGAATGGAGATGTaggggaaaaggaggaggagaaaaaaggagcggggaggaagagagaaggagataAGGGGGCAgtgctggagctgctgatcGAGGGGCGCTGTGGAAGtgcagggcagcagcagctccagatcTCTGGCAGAGAGACCAGCTGCCCTGATGGGAATGTACGACTCCGGATTGGACTCCAGGCCAAGCGCACCAAGAAACCGCCCAAGATTTTGGAGAGCTACGTCTGCAAGCCCACCATCAGGACCTATCAGAGACAAGGCAGGGGGGGGCTGAAGGGGGATGGTGAaggaggagcaggccagcagagTAAAACCAGCTCTACCCCAGAGGAGACAACCAGAGAGCAGCGCTCGGTTTTGGATGGTGTCCAGACGACATCCAAACAGAGTGCATCAGCTGCCTCACCACCActtgcatcatcatcatcatcatcatcatctttgtcATCGCAGACACTGTCGTTATCATCCACATTTACAGCAACTTCCACCCCAGCCTTGGTTCCTGCGTTAGCCAGCCAAGGGGCAAAGTCTACCAAACAG GTTCCTATCAAACTGGCCGATAAGATAGAGGTGATATCAAATGGTTCATCTGAGAGAGTGAAGAAGGAGAAGCTTCCTAATGTCAACAGCCAGCCTGTTTCTGCAGGACACAAACCCTGCCCATCCCCGAAAGACCAGACAGCTTCAACTGCTCCTTCTACACCATGCATTCAGGCGCTCAATACGTCAGAGACCAGAAATGAAGGACATGCCTCCAAGAAACACAATGGTTTGGtccagacagggagacagaaggGACTGTCGAATGGGAAAGGCTCTGCAGATAGCTTTACAACTTCCACCTCATCGAAAGTCAAAGttggaaaacacagcagttcctctgctgtttcttcCATGGACTCCTCGACCAGACCTCTAGTCTCCACCAGTTCCCACAAAGAACTTGGCCTCTCCAATAAGAGTATGCCaaactctccttcctctccctcagtCACCCCTAAACCACAGTCCTCCCCCGTTTTGGATCTCTCTTCTGTCCAGTCCCAAGATCAGGATCCCTGCCTCCAGCCCACGCTGGAgaaggaaagggagaaagagaggaaagcaaagaaagagaagcGGAAAGACAAAAAATCAAAGCGAGATAGAttggagacagaaagagcaaaCAGTGAGAGCAAAAAGGACGAaggcaagaagaagaaaaaggagagagggaaggatgGAAAATCAAGGCATGGTaaagaaaaatttgaaaaacacaGGACTGATAATATGTGGAGGGAGGAACTAAAGACTGAAAGAgcaaaggctgaaaaaaaaagggataagCTTagtccagacagacagagaacagaggaTAATAATGGAAAATGTGGTGAAGTAGTCGATAGTAGCAAACTAGATAAAATCTATAAAGTAGTGAATCAAGGCAGAccagaagagaaagacaaggCAGATGACAGTTGCAAGGCAGTTAAGCAAGCTGAGCCTGCAACAACAGGTGACATCAGTAAATCAAAAGAACAAGATGTTTTAAGACATTCAACTGTGCCTCCAAGCCACCCTTCCTCTTCTACTCTTCCCTCAATGCCCGCTCCTTCCCGGGCCCCTGTGTCTCCCCCTTCTTCCCCCCAAGAACAGGACAGCAGACCGCTTAAAAAGCGTAAAGCCAGACGGCCCAGCTGGACCAAGCTGGTGCACCGGGCTCAGAGGGTGGAAAATCAGGAAGCCCCTTCAGATTCCCAACATAATCCTTTGCTAAATTTCTCCCAGAACCCCAAGACGTCTCTTCCTGGCAAGGCCACTCTTCAGCAAAACGATGAGTCACACCCATCTCCAACTAGCTCCTTAACTGGCAgcgcctctcctctctcttctgcaACCAACCCTCCATCCCCAAAGCAGAGTCATCCCGCATCAGACCCTAGCCCCCCCTCCAGATGTCCCATTACTCCTGCCCGAAAACGGGGCCGCCCTAAATCCCACAGCTCTAGTTTAGATGAACCTCCCCCAAGACTTACACCAAACTCTATCCCAGCTGAGGTGCCTCTTCTGGGCTGCAACGGAGTTCAGAAAGCCCCTGTCTTGGAGCCAAGTCCAATACTACAGCGTGCTTCTCTTTCTAAATCCAGCCCCAAGAAGCGTGGCCGTCCTCCCAAACGGCCCCTCCCTGAGGAGCAGAGTGGAGATGCACTGAGTCACAATGATGATACAGACAGGAGTAAAGATTTTCACCCTCCAGAAAAGGGGAACAGGCAGCTAAAGATCAGGAGGCTGATAAATGAGATGAAGAAACGAAAGAAAAGGAGACTTCAAAAGGTTATGCTGTCTGGGTATGTAGCAAAGGAGGGAAGGGgaagtgcagcagcagatggGGAGACTTCTCTGAGAATGTGTAAATCAATAGAGGCTACGACAGTGCACACACTTTCAGCCCTGTCCTCCTCCTTCGGCAGTAAGCTAGGCCCTCAGATCAACGTGAGTAAAAGAGGAACCATCTACATGGGAAAGAGACGAGGACGTAAGCCTAAAGTCCAAACGACGAACCTAAAGTCTAACCCCCTGACATCCACTCAGTCGTCTCTGTTTACCAATCCCTCCGAAACGTCTCTCTTCTCGTGTAACACGCCCCAGCCTGTTCCTTCTCACCCCTTTCCCTCCCCGTCTCTTACCCACTCCAGTGGGGCCCAGAGTCCCTATAGTGAGGGCAGCCTTACAGAACCAACATCTTCCTTACTCTTTCCTCATcccttctccctcccttccccaTCATCATCCTGTACCTCCCCacgtcctccctcctcctcatccctctctccctttgtgAAGAAGAGCTGTCCATGTCAGGGAAGGCATCACTTCCCCTTTCACCAGTCTTCATGTAAGCTATCCTGTCCCACCCCTCCATTGCATCACACACCTGGCTCCCCTGGCCACCCAAAAGAGGCCACCCCCTCCCCCAGGAGTGAATCACACAGCGAAGAGACACTGCCTAGCGATAGTGGAATTGGAACGGATAACAACAGTGTTTCTGAGCGAGGGGAGATGAGGGGCGCTCGAGGCATTCTCAGGTTGGGCCAGGGGTCAGGATTGATGCTTGGGGGTCAAAGACACCCTTCCTCTCTTGTGGACCatccctctcctgtctcttcaCCCCCCTCTCATATtcccagacacacaaatgcaatcaGCAACTCCAGTTCTGTGGAGCGGCACAGAGACAGGCACCGGCACAGGCGGAGGGACTACGATTGCTCATCTACCTGTACTTGCTTGTGTCCCTGCCCCTGCCAAGGACACAATAAGTGCACTCATTCGGACTATTATCCTTGCCTTGGGCACAATGcactgaagagacagaaaaacaaacataagaaGAAACACCAGCAGCTGCACATGCAGGATCCAGAGTTTCTGGCTGAACTCGAAGAGCTGATTGGTCAATTCAGTGAGGTCCATATCGGACGGAGAAGTTGGGTGAGGGCAGGACTGGGACAGGGCTTGGATGGGAGCGGGAATGCTCCTGGAGGAAGGCATTATCACCCCTCCTCCCATTCTCTCCGCTCTAATATCTTCAGGATCAATCTGAATGGATTCTATTCGCCTCACCCTTCATCTTACCCCACTAACCCCTCCTTCTCGGCCCAGACTTTTTACCCGTGCCAGCCGGTTCATTGTAACAGGAAGCTTGACCGCAGACAGTGTGGGTGTCCATCAAAGTTCCAGGAGACTATTGAAAATATGGGCTTTTACAGCAGCTATGCTCCGGCTACAACACTTTACCACCACCTCCCCAGCTCCTACCCGCTTCCATCTCCTCACCAGTATGTGCCCCATCAGCCCCACCATGCCCACTTCCTCCTCAACCCCGCCAGATTCCACAGGCGCAGGAGTAGGTTGCTGAGAGAGGGCACTTTGGGAGGAGAGGTTGAAGGAGATATGGGAGGAGGCAGCGGGGGAGGCCCCCATCTCGGCTCAGGATTCACATCCAGCCTCTCCTGTGGCTGTGGGAGgagtgaacacaaacacaaacataaacaccgTCAAAGGCACTGTGAGCGAGACATGGATGACGAGGAGTTacatgaggatgaggaggaagatggctTGGAGAGAGAGGAGTTGGCCAGTACAAAGCCAAGGTCTGGGTTCATTTTGGGgcaaggagaaggaggaaggaaaggagcaAAAGGAATGGGGAGAATGCTATCCAAAGATTCACCTTGGTTATGTGAGAATGGGAGCGattccttctcctctgctgctgctaacacagcatcatcatcctcagcagATAGGTACAAACATACATCTCTCACCACGCTGGGGCTGGGGTCCTCTCACCTGTCATCATTCGGAGGAAGCTGGGGTGGCCTGGGACAGACCTGGATGAAATTTGGAGGCCTGGGAGGTCCAGGATTTGGAAACTCAACCCCCAGCTGGAGAAGCTTCACCGAGGAACGACGCTTAGGTGGAATGATTGCATCCGATGGGGAGGACGAAGATAGTGAGGACGTTCAAGAGTCACATCTATACGGTACACCCCCATCTCCAACACATACAAACCTGTTCACATCcgctgccatggcaacaacagGGAGGGTTCCAAGGATTGGATTGGCCAGTAGAAATTCAGGAAGTGAAGACAGGTCATGGAGGAGAGACGAACCAGtttggagagagaggagagaagcag GTTTGCAAGGTGACTCAAGAAGCCAGGGGCAGCAGAAAAGTGTGCCAACAGCAGCCAGTGTGGcggtgaaaaacaaaagaaggccAGGACGGCCTCGGAAGCACCCACTGCCCTTCACTGTATCCTCACCCACACACCCATCCGCAGCTCCATCCATGTCGTCACTCGACCTCTTGCCAGGACACAGCCACAACAGGGATGGAAGAGAAGTGGGAGGGAGCAAAGTAGAAAGAGGaccagagagagatggagggagtgaCAAAGTGCAGCAGGGGACAGCGTTGGAGCTGCAGGCCCGGAGGAAGCGAGGACGGAAGAGAAAACATGGTGATTCCCCCTGTCATCAGAG CACTGTGTGCTAA